In Actinoplanes derwentensis, the following proteins share a genomic window:
- a CDS encoding AbrB/MazE/SpoVT family DNA-binding domain-containing protein → MAKVLEGRVSKEGRVVIPADIRQMLGVAEGDRVQFVVEDSGDVHLTTQQALAESVWAQNSRVVDDVDEADRSQESSADAGRVARWFDGEAEDMAPMPGDALLMQLFAK, encoded by the coding sequence ATGGCGAAGGTTTTGGAAGGTCGAGTCTCGAAGGAAGGCCGGGTGGTGATCCCGGCGGACATCCGGCAGATGCTGGGTGTCGCTGAGGGTGACCGGGTGCAATTCGTCGTCGAGGACAGCGGTGATGTGCACCTGACCACTCAGCAGGCGCTGGCGGAGTCTGTGTGGGCGCAGAACTCCCGGGTGGTCGACGACGTCGACGAGGCCGATCGCTCTCAGGAGAGCAGTGCGGACGCCGGCCGGGTGGCCCGCTGGTTCGACGGCGAGGCTGAGGACATGGCTCCGATGCCGGGCGACGCGTTGCTGATGCAGCTGTTCGCCAAGTGA
- a CDS encoding ABC transporter permease, with the protein MSTFTPAPGRAPMRVILGKQIKMELLLTARRGEAVVLAMGVPLLVLLGAGLFDVTNLPTEDRLGYVVPGVLALTVMSTAFTGQAITTGYERSYGVLKRLGASPLTRPGLLIAKTAAVLAQIVVQVLVLALVGFAVGWRPEAGALLPAVGVTVLAAAGYSGLALLLASVLKPETTTGAATLIYVVMLSVGGIMFGAPDLGAAGWFLLPLAAHAEALREALMHGGSVPLGIWAALLAWAIVWPAAAARNFKWE; encoded by the coding sequence ATGAGCACCTTCACCCCCGCTCCCGGTCGCGCTCCGATGCGCGTCATCCTCGGCAAGCAGATCAAGATGGAGCTGCTGCTGACCGCCCGCCGTGGTGAGGCGGTGGTCCTCGCGATGGGGGTGCCGCTGCTGGTGCTGCTCGGCGCGGGACTCTTCGACGTGACGAACCTGCCGACCGAGGACCGTCTCGGGTACGTGGTGCCCGGCGTGCTGGCGCTGACCGTCATGTCGACCGCGTTCACCGGCCAGGCGATCACCACCGGCTACGAGCGTAGTTATGGCGTACTCAAAAGGCTCGGCGCTTCGCCGTTGACCCGGCCCGGACTGCTGATCGCGAAGACCGCCGCCGTGCTCGCCCAGATCGTGGTGCAGGTGCTGGTGCTCGCGCTGGTCGGGTTCGCGGTCGGCTGGCGTCCCGAGGCCGGCGCGCTGCTGCCCGCGGTCGGCGTGACCGTGCTGGCCGCCGCCGGTTACAGCGGCCTGGCCCTGCTGCTGGCCAGCGTGCTCAAACCGGAGACCACCACCGGTGCGGCGACCCTGATCTACGTGGTGATGCTGTCCGTCGGCGGGATCATGTTCGGTGCCCCCGACCTGGGCGCCGCCGGCTGGTTCCTGCTGCCGCTGGCCGCACACGCCGAAGCGCTGCGGGAGGCCCTGATGCACGGCGGCTCGGTCCCGCTCGGCATCTGGGCGGCCCTCCTGGCCTGGGCGATCGTCTGGCCGGCTGCGGCAGCCCGTAACTTCAAGTGGGAGTGA
- a CDS encoding ABC transporter ATP-binding protein, whose protein sequence is MVGGDAAAVRVRDVVVRYGDTTAVGGVSLTLPRGRVLALLGHNGAGKTSLLQVCEGFRRPAGGEARVLGLDPVGDHDELMPRLGIMLQSGGVYPWATAGEILRLFASFAANPLDTDMLLDRLGLRKFERTRFRRLSGGEQQRLSLAVALVGRPELVFLDEPTAGMDTEARHTTWQLIEELRSDGVSVLLTTHLLDEAERLADDVVIMRSGLVAATGTPAELTSSSAIDVLEVRADPGLDLSGLRAGRTVAEPSPGFYTVSGSLDTAGLAEVLAWFAAAGAGVTAINTRRRTLEDVYLSLTTPTPVGVAR, encoded by the coding sequence ATGGTGGGTGGCGACGCGGCCGCGGTGCGGGTACGGGACGTCGTGGTGCGCTACGGCGACACGACCGCCGTCGGTGGGGTGTCCCTGACCCTGCCACGCGGGCGGGTGCTCGCCCTGCTCGGGCACAACGGCGCCGGGAAGACGAGCCTGCTCCAGGTGTGTGAGGGCTTCCGGCGGCCGGCCGGCGGCGAGGCCCGGGTGCTGGGGCTGGACCCGGTCGGCGACCACGACGAGCTGATGCCCCGGCTGGGCATCATGCTGCAGTCCGGTGGTGTCTACCCGTGGGCGACAGCCGGTGAGATCCTGCGGCTGTTCGCGTCGTTCGCCGCGAACCCGCTCGACACCGACATGCTGCTGGACCGGCTGGGGCTGCGGAAGTTCGAGCGCACCCGGTTCCGCCGGCTGTCCGGCGGCGAGCAGCAGCGGCTGAGCCTGGCGGTGGCCCTGGTCGGCCGCCCGGAGCTGGTCTTCCTGGACGAGCCGACCGCCGGCATGGACACCGAGGCCCGGCACACCACCTGGCAGCTGATCGAGGAGTTGCGCTCCGACGGCGTGTCGGTGCTGCTCACCACGCATCTGCTGGACGAGGCCGAACGCCTCGCCGACGACGTGGTGATCATGCGATCCGGCCTGGTGGCGGCGACCGGCACCCCGGCCGAGCTGACCTCCTCGTCGGCGATCGACGTGCTGGAGGTGCGCGCCGACCCGGGCCTGGACCTGAGCGGGCTGCGCGCCGGCCGCACGGTGGCCGAGCCGTCCCCCGGTTTCTACACGGTCTCCGGCTCGCTGGACACCGCCGGGCTGGCCGAGGTGCTGGCCTGGTTCGCCGCCGCCGGGGCCGGGGTGACCGCGATCAACACGCGCCGCCGCACCCTGGAGGACGTCTACCTCTCCCTGACCACCCCGACCCCGGTTGGAGTCGCCCGATGA
- a CDS encoding ABC transporter ATP-binding protein encodes MTDLADSTASAAVATSPVREPLLKVEGLTKHFPVRSGAFGAKQFVRAVENVSFDVRPGESLGLVGESGCGKTTTGRMLVRLLESTSGKITFQGEDITHTKGNQLRKLRQDIQIIFQDPYASLNPRHTVGKIVAMPLQVNNINPPGGVKKRVQELLDTVGLNPEHYNRYPHEFSGGQRQRIGIARALALKPKLIVADEPVSALDVSIQAQVVNLLRQLQKDLGLSFVFIAHDLAVVRHFCERVAVMYLGRMVEIGTREQIYERPSHPYTRALLSAVPDVTKLGAAGRIKLEGDVPSPLNPPTGCVFHTRCWKAQEKCSAEAPKLVATVDGSTAACHFPETGKLV; translated from the coding sequence ATGACTGATCTCGCAGACTCCACGGCGAGCGCGGCTGTCGCGACCTCGCCGGTCCGGGAGCCGCTGCTCAAGGTCGAGGGCCTGACCAAGCACTTCCCGGTCCGCTCCGGCGCGTTCGGTGCCAAGCAGTTCGTCCGCGCGGTGGAGAACGTCAGCTTCGACGTGCGCCCCGGTGAGTCGCTCGGCCTGGTCGGCGAGTCCGGCTGTGGCAAGACCACCACCGGCCGGATGCTGGTGCGTCTGCTGGAGTCCACCTCCGGCAAGATCACCTTCCAGGGTGAGGACATCACCCACACCAAGGGCAACCAGCTGCGCAAGCTGCGCCAGGACATCCAGATCATCTTCCAGGACCCGTACGCCTCGCTGAACCCGCGGCACACGGTCGGCAAGATCGTCGCGATGCCCCTGCAGGTCAACAACATCAACCCGCCCGGCGGGGTGAAGAAGCGGGTCCAGGAGCTGCTGGACACCGTCGGCCTGAACCCGGAGCACTACAACCGGTACCCGCACGAGTTCTCCGGCGGCCAGCGGCAGCGCATCGGCATCGCCCGGGCGCTGGCCCTCAAGCCGAAGCTGATCGTCGCCGACGAGCCGGTCTCCGCGCTCGACGTGTCGATCCAGGCCCAGGTGGTCAACCTGCTGCGTCAGCTGCAGAAGGACCTGGGGCTGTCGTTCGTCTTCATCGCCCACGACCTGGCGGTGGTCCGGCACTTCTGTGAGCGGGTCGCGGTCATGTACCTGGGCCGGATGGTGGAGATCGGCACCCGCGAGCAGATCTACGAGCGGCCGTCGCACCCGTACACCCGGGCGCTTCTCTCGGCTGTCCCGGACGTCACCAAGCTCGGCGCGGCCGGCCGGATCAAGCTGGAGGGCGACGTCCCGTCGCCGCTCAACCCGCCGACCGGCTGTGTCTTCCACACCCGCTGCTGGAAGGCACAGGAGAAGTGCTCCGCCGAAGCCCCGAAGCTGGTGGCGACGGTGGACGGGTCCACGGCGGCCTGCCACTTCCCGGAGACCGGCAAGCTGGTCTGA
- the rnhA gene encoding ribonuclease HI: MALVEIYTDGACSKNPGPGGWGAVLRWGKAEKDLCGGEAESTTNNRMEMMAAIMALEALNRAPLTVDLYTDSVYVRNGITKYLENWKRNGWMTASRQPVKNVDLWQRLDTVVRRHTVTWHWVKGHAGHPENERADRLAARGLKEALAAAGR; this comes from the coding sequence ATGGCCTTGGTGGAGATCTATACGGACGGCGCGTGCTCGAAGAACCCCGGGCCCGGGGGCTGGGGTGCGGTGCTGCGCTGGGGAAAGGCGGAGAAGGATCTCTGTGGCGGGGAGGCCGAGTCCACGACGAACAACCGGATGGAGATGATGGCCGCGATCATGGCGCTGGAGGCTCTGAACCGCGCGCCGCTGACCGTGGATCTCTACACCGACAGTGTGTACGTCCGGAACGGCATCACGAAGTACCTGGAGAACTGGAAACGCAACGGCTGGATGACCGCGTCCCGGCAGCCGGTGAAGAACGTCGACCTGTGGCAGCGGCTGGACACCGTGGTCCGCAGGCACACGGTGACGTGGCACTGGGTGAAGGGCCACGCCGGGCATCCGGAGAACGAGCGCGCTGACCGCCTGGCCGCCCGCGGCCTGAAGGAAGCCCTGGCCGCCGCAGGCCGCTGA
- a CDS encoding ABC transporter permease, which produces MFRFLIKRLLLASTTLVAISIVTFLLFFAVPSSPAWVMCGRNCSPERIAQVEQSLGLDQPITKQYTDFVKGVFVGRTIDDAGTIRECDAPCLGYSFRSKEPVTDTIVRSLPITVSIVAGAMVIFLTVGVGLGMLAALKKGTVFDRVAIGASVGFASTQTYTLGGVLLLVLVYSTGLLPNPHYTPITENPLDWAAGMLLPWITLGLINSAMYARLSRAQMIETLQEDFVRTARAKGLSPRVVNRRHALRAAITPIITIAGVDLGAYLGGVVITESVFSLNGIGREAAQAVTDLNLPVVMATVLLAAFFIVTMNIIVDMLYAVIDPRVRLG; this is translated from the coding sequence GTGTTCCGCTTCCTGATCAAGCGCCTGTTACTGGCGTCGACCACGCTTGTGGCCATCTCGATCGTCACCTTCCTGTTGTTCTTCGCGGTGCCGTCCAGTCCCGCGTGGGTGATGTGCGGGCGGAACTGCTCCCCCGAGCGGATCGCCCAGGTCGAGCAGAGCCTCGGTCTCGATCAGCCGATCACCAAGCAGTACACAGACTTCGTCAAGGGCGTCTTCGTCGGCCGTACCATCGACGACGCCGGCACCATCCGCGAGTGCGACGCCCCCTGCCTCGGCTACTCCTTCCGCAGCAAGGAGCCGGTCACCGACACCATCGTCCGGTCGCTCCCGATCACGGTGAGCATCGTCGCCGGCGCCATGGTGATCTTCTTGACCGTGGGTGTCGGGCTGGGCATGCTGGCCGCGCTGAAGAAGGGCACGGTCTTCGACCGGGTCGCGATCGGTGCCTCGGTCGGCTTCGCCTCCACACAGACTTACACCCTCGGTGGTGTCCTGCTCCTGGTACTCGTCTACTCGACCGGGCTGCTGCCCAACCCGCACTACACGCCGATCACCGAGAATCCCCTGGACTGGGCGGCCGGCATGCTGCTGCCCTGGATCACCCTCGGTCTGATCAACTCGGCGATGTACGCCCGGTTGTCGCGAGCCCAGATGATCGAGACGCTCCAGGAGGACTTCGTCCGGACGGCGCGGGCCAAGGGCCTGTCGCCCCGGGTGGTCAACCGGCGCCACGCGCTGCGTGCCGCGATCACCCCGATCATCACGATCGCGGGTGTCGACCTGGGCGCCTACCTCGGCGGCGTGGTCATCACCGAAAGCGTGTTCAGCCTCAACGGCATCGGCCGCGAGGCCGCACAGGCGGTCACCGACCTGAACCTTCCGGTAGTCATGGCCACCGTCCTGCTGGCGGCGTTCTTCATCGTCACCATGAACATCATCGTCGACATGCTCTACGCGGTGATCGACCCCCGCGTCCGACTCGGCTGA
- a CDS encoding ABC transporter ATP-binding protein: MTTSNSPATAAVDPDAYLQVRDLKVQFPTEDGLVRAVDGVSFSVRRGQTLGIVGESGSGKSVTSMSILGLHNPARTKISGEISIGGKNIVGMKEEQIQRLRGKDVAMIFQDPLSALHPYYKVGRQIAEAYKVHHPRASKKEATARAIDMLDRVGIPQPQRRALQYPHEFSGGMRQRAMIAMALVNDPALLIADEPTTALDVTVQAQILELLEDLQREFHSAIIMITHDLGVVAQVADDVLVMYGGRPVETGSVEQIMKRPQHPYTWGLLASVPSLHGDAGADLVPIKGNPPSLINLPTGCAFNPRCRYAGQNGNLSFTERPELRSAGEAGHNVACHLSHENRQRIYAEDIAHAGVAQ; encoded by the coding sequence ATGACGACTTCGAACAGCCCTGCCACAGCCGCCGTCGACCCGGACGCCTACCTGCAGGTCCGCGATCTCAAGGTGCAGTTCCCCACCGAGGACGGCCTGGTTCGCGCGGTGGACGGCGTGTCCTTCTCGGTGCGCCGCGGGCAGACCCTCGGCATCGTCGGTGAATCCGGCTCCGGCAAGAGCGTGACCAGCATGTCGATCCTCGGCCTGCACAATCCCGCCCGGACCAAGATCAGCGGCGAGATCTCGATCGGTGGCAAGAACATCGTCGGGATGAAGGAGGAGCAGATCCAGCGCCTCCGCGGCAAGGACGTCGCGATGATCTTCCAGGATCCGCTGTCCGCGCTGCACCCGTACTACAAGGTCGGCCGCCAGATCGCCGAGGCCTACAAGGTGCACCACCCGAGGGCGAGCAAGAAGGAGGCCACCGCCCGGGCGATCGACATGCTCGACCGGGTCGGCATCCCGCAGCCGCAGCGCCGCGCCCTCCAGTACCCGCACGAGTTCTCCGGCGGTATGCGCCAGCGCGCGATGATCGCGATGGCCCTGGTGAACGACCCCGCGCTGCTGATCGCCGACGAGCCGACCACCGCGCTCGACGTGACCGTGCAGGCCCAGATCCTGGAACTGCTGGAGGACCTCCAGCGCGAGTTCCACTCGGCGATCATCATGATCACCCACGACCTGGGTGTGGTCGCGCAGGTCGCCGACGACGTGCTGGTGATGTACGGCGGCCGCCCGGTGGAGACCGGCTCGGTCGAGCAGATCATGAAGCGCCCGCAGCACCCGTACACCTGGGGTCTGCTGGCCAGCGTCCCGTCGCTGCACGGTGACGCGGGCGCCGACCTGGTGCCGATCAAGGGCAACCCGCCCAGCCTGATCAACCTGCCGACCGGATGTGCGTTCAACCCGCGCTGCCGGTACGCCGGCCAGAACGGCAACCTCTCGTTCACCGAGCGGCCCGAACTGCGGTCGGCCGGGGAGGCCGGGCACAACGTGGCCTGCCACCTCTCTCATGAGAACCGCCAGCGCATCTACGCTGAAGACATCGCGCACGCAGGAGTGGCCCAATGA
- a CDS encoding putative bifunctional diguanylate cyclase/phosphodiesterase: MAADNTARDPRAARRWARLAIVAGVILTVLVLLVVSGAGGPGVVWTVTSWALLGGGAAAAAACLWRAAGFMGRARWGWALIGTGLLFWGLGQFAWFAGPPLVAVLEIPSLAGLVVLIPAGLLILPSTSQPLANRLRSVLDGLLIAVSLALVAWVFVMDPRLESGASGPAFYSTLVFPLADIMLATMVGYMLPAQRRQHGGGSDLMFFGAGVSAFVITDIGHVYLVLVDSYDAAPIVHLASVAGYALIALGALRPRVDHLNALELPPGVWNTAIMVPYAAVLAALGSSVWFHLQTGASHPFVNYTRSLLILLIVGRQLLTQLENRALTRTLEFRVAERTAELHNREQWFQSLIRHSSDVVTVIGADGVIRYQSESIQGVFGYGPEVFVGHRYTDLVEAEVAMRLAEAMRRAATTAYGTVTLEVIHTHRDGRKRPSEVIITNLVDDPRVAGFVLNTRDISERKELQDQLVHEAYHDSLTQLGNRALFRDRAAAALRDGGDVAVLHLDLDGFKRVNDSLGHLAGDQLLVRVADRLKACVREVDLVARLGADEFAILAADSGDAEVIARRILDDLEAPVEAGTRLIHVRASIGLAATATLPDEIGTDRPGERAEQLMRDADLAVHQAKSSGGGVVTGYHPRMREGLVERLELENDLRGALDRGELRLHYQPTIDLATSQVVGFEALVRWPHPTRGMINPLDFIPIAEVTGQIVPLGHWVLQEACRQAVEWSAAAGGRPLKMAVNVSVRQLDRADFAESVARVLAETGMAAGLLCLEMTESVLMTDTEANLEQLVRLKALGLTLAIDDFGTGYSSLAYLRRFPVDTLKIDRSFVERLGVIADDTALTDTIVRLGKSLGMSTVAEGIEEFGQLAALREMGCGFAQGYYFSRPIPAAEAGRLFLEGATV; encoded by the coding sequence ATGGCAGCCGACAACACGGCTCGGGATCCCCGTGCGGCCCGCCGCTGGGCCCGGCTGGCCATCGTGGCCGGGGTGATCCTCACCGTCCTGGTGCTGCTCGTGGTGTCCGGGGCCGGTGGTCCCGGGGTCGTCTGGACGGTCACCTCCTGGGCGTTGCTCGGCGGGGGCGCGGCGGCGGCCGCGGCCTGTCTGTGGCGGGCCGCCGGGTTCATGGGCCGGGCGCGCTGGGGCTGGGCGCTGATCGGCACGGGTCTGCTGTTCTGGGGGCTGGGCCAGTTCGCCTGGTTCGCCGGGCCGCCGCTCGTCGCCGTGCTGGAGATCCCGAGCCTGGCCGGGCTGGTGGTGCTGATCCCGGCCGGTCTGCTGATCCTGCCGAGCACCTCCCAGCCGCTCGCGAACCGGTTGCGCAGCGTCCTGGACGGGCTCCTGATCGCGGTGTCGCTGGCCCTGGTCGCCTGGGTGTTCGTGATGGATCCGCGGCTGGAGTCCGGGGCGTCCGGGCCGGCCTTCTACTCGACGCTCGTCTTCCCGCTGGCCGACATCATGCTGGCCACCATGGTCGGCTACATGCTGCCGGCGCAGCGCCGGCAGCACGGCGGCGGTTCCGACCTGATGTTCTTCGGCGCCGGTGTCAGCGCCTTCGTGATCACCGACATCGGACACGTCTACCTGGTGCTCGTCGACTCGTACGACGCCGCGCCGATCGTGCACCTGGCCTCAGTGGCCGGTTACGCGCTGATCGCCCTGGGCGCGCTCCGGCCGCGGGTGGACCACCTGAACGCGCTGGAGCTGCCGCCGGGTGTCTGGAACACCGCGATCATGGTGCCGTACGCGGCGGTGCTGGCCGCCCTCGGTTCCAGTGTCTGGTTCCACCTGCAGACCGGCGCCAGTCACCCGTTCGTCAACTACACCCGGTCGCTGCTGATCCTGCTGATCGTCGGCCGGCAACTGCTCACCCAGCTGGAGAACCGGGCCCTGACTCGCACCCTGGAGTTCCGGGTGGCCGAGCGCACCGCCGAGTTGCACAACCGTGAGCAATGGTTCCAGTCATTGATCCGGCACAGTTCGGACGTGGTGACGGTGATCGGTGCGGACGGGGTGATCCGCTACCAGAGCGAGTCGATCCAGGGGGTGTTCGGGTACGGGCCGGAGGTGTTCGTCGGCCACCGGTACACCGATCTGGTCGAGGCCGAGGTGGCGATGCGGCTGGCCGAGGCGATGCGGCGGGCGGCGACCACGGCGTACGGGACCGTCACGCTCGAGGTGATCCACACCCACCGGGACGGCCGGAAGCGCCCCTCCGAGGTGATCATCACGAACCTGGTGGACGACCCGCGGGTGGCCGGGTTCGTGCTGAACACCCGGGACATCAGCGAGCGCAAGGAGTTGCAGGACCAGCTGGTGCACGAGGCGTACCACGACTCGCTCACCCAGCTCGGCAACCGGGCGCTGTTCCGGGACCGGGCGGCTGCCGCACTGCGGGACGGCGGTGACGTGGCGGTGCTCCACCTGGATCTGGACGGTTTCAAGCGGGTCAACGACAGCCTCGGCCACCTGGCCGGTGATCAGCTGCTGGTGCGGGTCGCCGACCGGCTGAAGGCGTGTGTCCGGGAGGTGGACCTGGTCGCCCGGCTCGGTGCCGACGAGTTCGCGATCCTCGCCGCGGACTCCGGGGACGCCGAGGTGATCGCCCGGCGGATCCTCGACGATCTGGAGGCACCGGTGGAGGCCGGCACCCGCCTCATCCACGTGCGGGCCAGCATCGGCCTGGCCGCGACGGCCACCCTGCCGGACGAGATCGGCACCGACCGCCCCGGCGAGCGTGCCGAGCAGTTGATGCGGGACGCCGACCTGGCCGTGCATCAGGCCAAGTCGTCCGGTGGGGGTGTCGTCACCGGCTACCACCCCCGGATGCGGGAGGGCCTGGTCGAGCGCCTGGAACTGGAGAACGACCTGCGGGGTGCCCTGGACCGTGGTGAGCTGCGGTTGCACTATCAGCCCACCATCGACCTGGCCACCAGTCAGGTGGTCGGCTTCGAGGCGCTGGTCCGGTGGCCGCACCCGACCCGCGGCATGATCAATCCGCTGGACTTCATCCCGATCGCCGAGGTGACCGGCCAGATCGTGCCGCTCGGGCACTGGGTGCTGCAGGAGGCCTGCCGGCAGGCCGTCGAGTGGTCCGCGGCGGCCGGTGGGCGCCCGCTGAAGATGGCGGTGAACGTCTCGGTCCGGCAGTTGGACCGGGCCGACTTCGCCGAGTCGGTCGCCCGGGTGCTGGCCGAGACCGGGATGGCCGCCGGGCTGCTGTGCCTGGAGATGACCGAGAGTGTCCTGATGACCGACACCGAGGCCAACCTGGAGCAGTTGGTGCGACTCAAGGCTCTCGGTCTGACGCTGGCCATCGACGACTTCGGCACCGGGTACTCGTCACTGGCGTACCTGCGCCGGTTCCCGGTCGACACCCTCAAGATCGACCGGTCGTTCGTCGAGCGCCTCGGGGTGATCGCCGACGACACGGCGCTCACCGACACCATCGTCCGGCTCGGCAAGAGTCTCGGCATGTCGACGGTGGCCGAGGGCATCGAGGAGTTCGGCCAGCTGGCGGCGTTGCGCGAGATGGGTTGCGGGTTCGCTCAGGGCTACTACTTCTCCCGGCCCATCCCGGCCGCCGAGGCAGGGCGGCTGTTCCTGGAGGGCGCGACGGTCTGA
- a CDS encoding DNA polymerase domain-containing protein: protein MGEERDGVPLTNLDQELFPGAGATKRDLVDYLDVMAGRFLPVLRDRPLSVIRVLRGQDRFMQKNLPKYTPDWVPRASVWADSSHREVTYALANDRRTLFWLGNQRAVEYHPALTTTGSPHPTHLIMDLDPPEDGGFALAVAGARLVRRALADAGLDGAVKTSGAKGVHVFVPLAGTPAPEDVAAAQRAVAARAERLDPELATTAFIREDRHGKVFLDATRAGGATVVAAYSPRARPGVPVSFPVDWADLDRVGPADFTVHTAPALLGERDPWATAMPEPRELPAGLVTEGHTIPVARVQAMHEGKRRARARREADGN, encoded by the coding sequence ATGGGTGAGGAACGCGACGGCGTACCACTGACCAACCTGGACCAGGAGCTGTTTCCCGGGGCCGGTGCCACCAAGCGCGACCTGGTCGACTATCTGGACGTGATGGCCGGCCGGTTCCTGCCGGTGCTGCGGGACCGGCCGCTGTCGGTGATCCGGGTGCTCCGCGGCCAGGACCGGTTCATGCAAAAAAATCTGCCCAAATACACGCCGGACTGGGTGCCCCGCGCGAGTGTCTGGGCCGACTCGTCGCACCGGGAGGTGACGTACGCCCTGGCCAACGACCGGCGCACGCTGTTCTGGCTGGGCAATCAGCGGGCCGTCGAGTACCACCCGGCGCTGACCACCACCGGGTCGCCGCACCCCACCCATCTGATCATGGATCTGGACCCGCCCGAGGACGGCGGGTTCGCGCTGGCCGTCGCGGGCGCCCGCCTGGTCCGGCGGGCGCTCGCCGACGCCGGGCTGGACGGGGCGGTCAAGACCAGCGGCGCCAAGGGCGTGCACGTCTTCGTGCCGCTGGCCGGTACTCCCGCGCCGGAGGACGTGGCAGCCGCCCAGCGCGCGGTGGCCGCCCGGGCCGAACGGCTCGATCCGGAGCTGGCCACCACCGCGTTCATCCGCGAGGACCGGCACGGCAAGGTCTTCCTGGACGCCACCCGGGCCGGTGGGGCAACCGTGGTGGCGGCGTACAGCCCGCGGGCCCGGCCCGGAGTGCCGGTCTCGTTCCCGGTCGACTGGGCGGATCTGGACCGGGTCGGCCCCGCCGACTTCACCGTGCACACCGCGCCCGCGCTGCTCGGCGAGCGTGACCCGTGGGCCACCGCGATGCCCGAACCGCGGGAGCTGCCGGCCGGGCTGGTCACCGAGGGGCACACCATCCCGGTGGCCCGGGTCCAGGCGATGCACGAGGGCAAGCGCCGGGCCAGGGCCCGCCGGGAGGCGGACGGCAATTGA
- a CDS encoding ABC transporter substrate-binding protein — MRTTRRALTAVVSAAALLVAAACSTTEDDPATSTVEVFTWWAEGGEKDGLDALVARFGTGCPGQSFENGVVAGGAGITAKQVLADRLRQGDPPDTFQVHAGAELLDHIDSGQVADLSAEFDAWGLRTALPAGLIETLTVNGRVWSVPAGVHRANVVWANERVLAAAGIRTVPANLDEFVRDLETLRGSGVESPLALGRDWTQLMLLEAVLISGLGPERFTGLFTGETRWDSAPVTAAIGDYARVITFSNTDRNSLDWPQAQRLLVDGTAGYQLMGDWMAADLAAGFDTFAFPGNGTAFQWLADSFALTSAAANPEGARCWLRTVASPEGQREFNARKGSIPARTDTATTGFTDYQVEAAKDWRSGVPVPSCAHGSACSQPWQNAANAAVAAFSVSGDRISLQAALTAAAKQFIRQQ, encoded by the coding sequence ATGCGCACCACACGACGCGCCCTGACGGCCGTCGTCAGCGCCGCCGCCCTGCTGGTGGCGGCCGCCTGCTCGACCACCGAGGACGACCCGGCCACGTCGACGGTCGAAGTCTTCACCTGGTGGGCCGAGGGCGGCGAGAAGGACGGACTGGACGCCCTGGTGGCCCGGTTCGGCACCGGATGCCCCGGGCAGAGCTTCGAGAACGGTGTGGTCGCCGGTGGTGCCGGGATCACCGCCAAACAAGTGCTCGCCGACCGGTTGCGCCAGGGCGACCCGCCGGACACGTTCCAGGTGCACGCCGGCGCGGAACTGCTCGACCACATCGACTCCGGCCAGGTCGCCGACCTGAGCGCCGAATTCGACGCGTGGGGCCTGCGCACCGCGCTGCCGGCCGGCCTGATCGAGACCCTGACCGTGAACGGCCGGGTCTGGTCGGTGCCGGCCGGGGTGCACCGGGCCAACGTGGTCTGGGCCAACGAGCGGGTGCTCGCCGCCGCCGGGATCCGGACCGTACCGGCGAACCTGGACGAGTTCGTCCGCGACCTGGAGACTCTGCGCGGCAGCGGGGTGGAGTCCCCGCTGGCTCTGGGCCGGGACTGGACCCAGTTGATGCTGCTGGAGGCGGTGCTGATCAGTGGGCTGGGCCCGGAGCGGTTCACCGGGCTGTTCACCGGCGAGACCCGATGGGACAGCGCCCCGGTGACGGCGGCGATCGGCGACTACGCCCGGGTCATCACGTTCAGCAACACCGACCGGAACTCGCTGGACTGGCCGCAGGCACAACGGCTGCTCGTCGACGGCACGGCCGGTTATCAGCTGATGGGCGACTGGATGGCCGCCGACCTGGCGGCCGGGTTCGACACGTTCGCCTTCCCCGGCAACGGCACCGCCTTCCAGTGGCTGGCCGACTCGTTCGCCCTGACCAGCGCAGCCGCCAATCCCGAGGGCGCGCGCTGCTGGCTGCGGACCGTCGCCTCACCGGAGGGCCAGCGGGAGTTCAACGCCCGCAAGGGCTCGATCCCGGCCCGGACCGACACCGCCACCACCGGCTTCACCGACTACCAGGTCGAGGCGGCGAAGGACTGGCGGTCGGGTGTCCCGGTGCCGTCGTGCGCGCACGGTTCGGCCTGCTCCCAGCCCTGGCAGAACGCCGCGAACGCCGCGGTCGCCGCGTTCTCCGTCTCCGGCGACCGGATTTCGCTGCAGGCCGCCCTGACGGCGGCCGCCAAACAGTTCATCCGGCAGCAGTAA